In the Ruminococcus sp. OA3 genome, one interval contains:
- a CDS encoding ROK family transcriptional regulator, whose amino-acid sequence MNKITNNEIKRTNRNNVFTAIYHARQTSKQQLAKTLQLSMPTITQNLKELESLNLIRKDGFYESSASGGRKAQIIRCNETARISVGVEVLKKKAYIIAVDLYGTPLKQDTLTLPFQNNELYYCALGNWINSFIASLPYDKENILGVGIAIQGLISPDRSTILFGELMNCTGLYLEEFARFIKWPCIFIHDSEAAGFAEIWLSSDLNDSLFLWLNHNFGAALVINGKIHQGIGSLSGTLEHMTLVPNGRACYCGRSGCVEAYCSVDALEENAEETLETFFPKLRSGDGNCLHIWHQYLHYLAMTLNNTLMLIDCDLIFSGALRPYLIQDDLALLKQYMKELSSFPFYEPRLRMGASDQYAAVVGASLYQIIDFLDNGNVFQ is encoded by the coding sequence ATGAACAAAATAACCAACAATGAGATCAAACGGACAAACCGTAACAATGTCTTCACTGCGATCTATCATGCACGGCAGACTTCAAAGCAGCAGCTGGCAAAAACCCTTCAGCTGAGCATGCCCACCATCACACAAAACCTGAAAGAGCTGGAATCATTGAACTTAATCCGAAAAGATGGTTTTTACGAATCCTCCGCTTCAGGCGGCCGAAAAGCGCAGATCATACGTTGTAATGAAACTGCCCGCATATCCGTGGGTGTAGAAGTCCTGAAAAAGAAAGCCTACATCATAGCAGTCGATCTCTATGGTACACCTCTAAAGCAGGATACTTTAACACTGCCTTTTCAAAATAATGAGCTCTACTACTGTGCGCTGGGCAACTGGATCAACAGTTTTATTGCCTCCCTGCCTTATGATAAAGAGAATATTTTAGGTGTTGGTATCGCCATTCAGGGGCTTATCTCACCAGACCGTTCTACCATTCTCTTCGGTGAGCTGATGAACTGCACCGGACTCTACCTGGAAGAATTTGCACGCTTTATAAAGTGGCCCTGTATCTTCATCCACGATTCAGAAGCCGCTGGTTTTGCGGAAATCTGGCTTAGCTCAGACTTAAACGATTCTCTGTTTCTCTGGCTAAACCACAATTTTGGAGCTGCTCTGGTCATAAACGGCAAGATTCACCAGGGAATCGGAAGTCTGAGCGGAACTCTGGAACATATGACGCTGGTCCCAAATGGCAGAGCATGTTATTGCGGAAGGTCCGGGTGTGTGGAAGCTTACTGCTCCGTAGATGCACTGGAAGAAAACGCAGAAGAAACTCTGGAAACCTTCTTCCCAAAACTTCGAAGCGGTGACGGTAACTGTCTCCATATCTGGCATCAGTATCTTCATTATCTGGCTATGACGCTGAACAATACCCTGATGCTGATTGACTGCGACCTTATTTTCAGCGGTGCGCTGCGCCCTTATCTCATTCAGGACGATCTGGCTCTGTTAAAACAGTACATGAAAGAGCTCTCCTCTTTCCCGTTTTACGAACCGCGGCTCCGCATGGGTGCAAGCGATCAGTATGCTGCTGTTGTCGGAGCTTCTTTATACCAGATTATAGATTTTTTAGACAACGGAAATGTTTTTCAATAG
- a CDS encoding carbohydrate kinase codes for MFDVIALGELLIDFTPYGTSQDGRALFEQNPGGAPANVLAALSRLGQKTAFIGKVGEDMHGHLLKDTLEECGIDTSGLIFDPDYFTTLAFVALENGERSFSFARKPGADTKLHKEEVSEDLLKQTRIFHCGSLSLTDEPSRSATMYAIEKAKECTALISYDPNYRALLWKSPEAAMEQMRRPISSVDIMKISDEETALLTGVQDPENAAGRLIEQGVSCAVVTLGKDGALMRTKDFVVHAKGSHRKVADTTGAGDSFWGGILSRFASTGIHPDDLTEDQGLEFLKFANTVAGLCVEKRGAIPAMPSLDEVLAEL; via the coding sequence ATGTTTGATGTAATTGCCCTGGGAGAATTGTTGATTGACTTCACACCGTACGGTACCAGCCAGGACGGGCGCGCTCTGTTTGAGCAGAATCCGGGCGGTGCTCCGGCAAATGTGCTGGCAGCTTTGTCGCGCCTGGGTCAGAAAACCGCGTTCATTGGAAAAGTGGGGGAGGATATGCACGGCCATTTATTAAAAGATACCCTGGAGGAATGCGGGATCGATACCTCCGGCCTGATTTTTGATCCGGATTACTTCACCACGTTAGCCTTCGTGGCTTTAGAAAACGGTGAGCGCAGTTTTTCTTTCGCAAGAAAACCCGGAGCCGACACTAAGCTTCATAAGGAAGAAGTATCGGAAGATCTTTTGAAACAGACCAGAATCTTCCACTGTGGCTCTCTGTCTCTCACCGACGAACCGAGCAGAAGCGCAACGATGTATGCGATTGAAAAAGCGAAAGAGTGCACGGCACTGATATCCTATGATCCCAATTACCGTGCCCTTCTGTGGAAAAGTCCCGAAGCTGCAATGGAGCAGATGCGAAGACCCATTTCTTCGGTAGACATCATGAAGATTTCTGATGAGGAAACAGCGCTCCTGACAGGCGTCCAAGATCCAGAAAACGCAGCCGGACGGCTGATCGAACAGGGGGTTTCCTGTGCTGTTGTCACCCTGGGGAAAGACGGTGCACTGATGCGTACAAAGGATTTTGTCGTACATGCAAAGGGATCACACAGGAAAGTAGCAGACACCACCGGGGCCGGAGACTCTTTCTGGGGAGGTATCCTGTCCAGATTTGCCTCCACCGGCATCCATCCTGATGATTTAACAGAAGACCAGGGTCTGGAATTCCTGAAATTTGCAAACACAGTGGCTGGCTTATGTGTGGAAAAAAGAGGCGCCATTCCGGCTATGCCCAGTCTGGATGAGGTACTGGCCGAACTTTAG
- the gdhA gene encoding NADP-specific glutamate dehydrogenase translates to MSYVDEVYASVVAKNPSEPEFHQAVKEVLDSLRPVIDANEDLYRREALLERLVEPERQIKFRVPWVDDKGQVQVNVGYRVQFNSAIGPYKGGLRLHPSVNIGIIKFLGFEQIFKNSLTSLPIGGGKGGSDFDPKGKSDREVMAFCQSFMTELSKYIGPNTDVPAGDIGTGAREIGYMYGQYKKIRTANDGILTGKGLSYGGSLARTEATGYGLLYLTEELLKINGIDIAGKTCVVSGSGNVATYAIEKAHQLGAKCVTCSDSTGWVYDPEGIDVAALKEIKEVKRARLTEYKKYRPNSEYHEGRGVWSVKADIALPCATQNELLLDDAKQLVANGCLAVCEGANMPTTLEATEYLQNNKVIFAPGKAANAGGVATSALEMSQNSERLSWSFEEVDAKLKQIMVNITHNMDDAAKRYGFEGNYVVGANIAGFEKVADAMLAQGIV, encoded by the coding sequence CTGCGTCCGGTTATCGATGCAAATGAAGATCTTTACAGAAGAGAAGCTCTGCTGGAGAGACTGGTCGAGCCGGAACGCCAGATTAAATTCAGAGTTCCGTGGGTTGATGATAAAGGTCAGGTTCAGGTTAACGTAGGTTACCGTGTACAGTTCAACAGTGCAATCGGACCGTACAAGGGAGGTCTTCGTCTTCATCCGTCTGTTAATATCGGTATCATTAAATTCCTTGGTTTTGAACAGATTTTTAAGAACTCACTGACAAGTCTGCCGATCGGCGGTGGTAAAGGCGGATCGGATTTTGATCCCAAGGGAAAATCTGACCGCGAAGTTATGGCATTCTGCCAGAGCTTTATGACAGAGCTCTCCAAATATATCGGACCGAACACAGATGTTCCGGCTGGTGACATCGGAACAGGTGCCAGAGAGATTGGATATATGTACGGACAGTATAAAAAAATCCGTACGGCGAATGACGGAATCCTGACCGGAAAAGGTCTTTCCTATGGAGGGTCTCTGGCAAGGACAGAGGCTACAGGATATGGTCTTCTGTATCTGACAGAAGAGCTGCTGAAGATCAACGGTATCGATATTGCAGGCAAGACATGCGTGGTATCCGGTTCCGGTAACGTTGCCACCTATGCAATCGAGAAAGCACATCAGCTGGGCGCTAAATGTGTAACATGTTCTGACTCTACAGGATGGGTATACGATCCGGAGGGTATCGATGTGGCTGCGCTCAAAGAGATCAAAGAAGTAAAACGTGCAAGGCTGACAGAGTACAAAAAATACCGTCCGAACTCCGAATATCATGAAGGAAGAGGCGTATGGTCTGTTAAGGCTGACATTGCACTCCCATGTGCAACGCAGAATGAACTGCTGCTGGATGATGCAAAACAGCTCGTAGCAAACGGTTGTCTGGCAGTATGTGAAGGTGCTAATATGCCTACAACCCTGGAAGCTACAGAGTACCTGCAGAACAATAAGGTAATCTTCGCTCCTGGCAAAGCGGCAAATGCGGGCGGTGTAGCAACTTCTGCGCTGGAAATGTCACAGAACAGCGAACGTCTGAGCTGGAGTTTCGAGGAAGTAGATGCAAAACTGAAACAGATCATGGTAAACATCACACACAACATGGATGATGCTGCAAAGCGTTACGGTTTTGAAGGCAACTATGTAGTGGGTGCAAATATTGCAGGGTTTGAGAAGGTTGCAGATGCTATGCTGGCACAGGGTATCGTTTAA